A genomic window from Apus apus isolate bApuApu2 chromosome 26, bApuApu2.pri.cur, whole genome shotgun sequence includes:
- the SORBS3 gene encoding vinexin isoform X3: MAGQLLPPDTSQALGTEDMSPFHPPPRVTPQHMATRVPVIRHRGSNTLNFDFHHLDTRGTAERGRVPRRNSVSDWYQTWPAKEVKAPSTPSPTGPVAGPGDGPPAPRLPTGWSATWTKDSKRRERRWVKYDGIGPVDETGMPIASRSSVDSPRDWYRSMFRQLHRRLPEPDWDPHHCPTGECSPSPTTVPPSPPRPAEERTVANQVSRHSQRAGLDRLGGHRCHRRAWQHF; the protein is encoded by the exons ATGGCAGGACAGCTCCTGCCCCCTGACACCAGCCAGGCTCTGGGCACAGAGGACATGTCCCCCTTCCACCCACCACCCCGGGTGACCCCACAGCACATGGCAACACGG GTCCCTGTCATCCGCCACCGTGGCTCCAACACCCTGAATTTTGACTTCCACCACCTGGACACTCGTGGCACAGCCGAGCGTGGCCGAGTGCCCCGCAGGAACTCAG TGAGCGACTGGTACCAGACGTGGCCAGCCAAGGAGGTGAAGGCTCCCAGCACCCCCTCACCCACTGGCCCCGTGGCTGGCCCTGGGGATggcccccctgccccccgctTGCCCACGGGCTGGTCGGCCACCTGGACCAAGGACAgcaagaggagggagaggaggtgggtGAAGTACGATGGCATCGGGCCCGTGGATGAGACTGGGATGCCCATCGCCTCACGCTCG agTGTCGACAGCCCCCGCGACTGGTACCGCAGCATGTTCCGGCAGCTCCACCGCAGGCTGCCAG AGCCAGACTGGGACCCCCACCACTGCCCCACGGGGGAGTGCAGCCCCTCGCCCACCACagtgcccccctcccccccccgacCCGCGGAGGAAAGGACCGTCGCCAACCAAGTCTCCCGGCATTCCCAACGGGCTGGACTG GACCGGCTGGGGGGACACCGGTGCCACCGCAGAGCCTGGCAGCATTTTTGA
- the SORBS3 gene encoding vinexin isoform X1, whose protein sequence is MEGGMKGLGQPPGTILGPPAMAGQLLPPDTSQALGTEDMSPFHPPPRVTPQHMATRVPVIRHRGSNTLNFDFHHLDTRGTAERGRVPRRNSVSDWYQTWPAKEVKAPSTPSPTGPVAGPGDGPPAPRLPTGWSATWTKDSKRRERRWVKYDGIGPVDETGMPIASRSSVDSPRDWYRSMFRQLHRRLPEPDWDPHHCPTGECSPSPTTVPPSPPRPAEERTVANQVSRHSQRAGLDRLGGHRCHRRAWQHF, encoded by the exons ATGGAGGGTGGGATGAAGG GGCTTGGGCAGCCCCCAGGCACCATCCTGGGACCCCCGGCCATGGCAGGACAGCTCCTGCCCCCTGACACCAGCCAGGCTCTGGGCACAGAGGACATGTCCCCCTTCCACCCACCACCCCGGGTGACCCCACAGCACATGGCAACACGG GTCCCTGTCATCCGCCACCGTGGCTCCAACACCCTGAATTTTGACTTCCACCACCTGGACACTCGTGGCACAGCCGAGCGTGGCCGAGTGCCCCGCAGGAACTCAG TGAGCGACTGGTACCAGACGTGGCCAGCCAAGGAGGTGAAGGCTCCCAGCACCCCCTCACCCACTGGCCCCGTGGCTGGCCCTGGGGATggcccccctgccccccgctTGCCCACGGGCTGGTCGGCCACCTGGACCAAGGACAgcaagaggagggagaggaggtgggtGAAGTACGATGGCATCGGGCCCGTGGATGAGACTGGGATGCCCATCGCCTCACGCTCG agTGTCGACAGCCCCCGCGACTGGTACCGCAGCATGTTCCGGCAGCTCCACCGCAGGCTGCCAG AGCCAGACTGGGACCCCCACCACTGCCCCACGGGGGAGTGCAGCCCCTCGCCCACCACagtgcccccctcccccccccgacCCGCGGAGGAAAGGACCGTCGCCAACCAAGTCTCCCGGCATTCCCAACGGGCTGGACTG GACCGGCTGGGGGGACACCGGTGCCACCGCAGAGCCTGGCAGCATTTTTGA